A window of Adhaeribacter arboris genomic DNA:
CGAGCAAATTGGATATACTTTTTTTTGGCAATCTGGTCGAAAGCCCGGGAGGGGGCAATAAAAGGATATTGGTTCCGGATAAAACGAGGCTTTTTATTCTGGTCAAAAATATCAATGGATTCCTGGTGTAAGTTTTGAAAAAACTTGCGGCGTACTTTCTCGAAGGTCTGAAAACTAATTTCGTCTTGTTCCAGGTATAATTGCGCAATGATATAACCTCGTTCGTGCAGCCGGTCAAAAAACTCTACTCGCCGGTACTGCTCCGAAGAATAATAAATAATCAAGAAGGAAATCATCAAAATCCCGGCAATCAGGAGCGTAAACGTAAGAGTAAGGCGCGTGCGGATACTCATAAATCACCGGTATCTTTCAGCATATATCCCATCCCGATAACCGTATGAATAAGTTTAGCCGAAAAATCTTTATCAATTTTATTACGCAAATAATTTACGTATACATCTACCACGTTAGAGCTTAAATCAAAATTAACTTCCCAAACATTTTCGAGTAAACTTAGCCGCGACAGTACCTTGCCTTTATTCCGGAGAAAGTATTCCAATAAAGTAAATTCGCGGGCGGTAAGCGTAATGAGTTTATTGCTGCGGGTAACGGATTTGGTTTCCAGGTTTAGTTGTAAATCGGCAATTGTAAGTAGTTCGGATTCCTCGCTAACGTAGTGCCGGCGGTGCAAGGCCCGCACCCGGGCTAATAGCTCCCTGAATTTAAATGGCTTCGTTAAATAATCATCCGCCCCAGCATCCAGGCCAGTTACTACATCGTCGGTAGTTCCTAAAGCGGTAAGCATAAGTACCGGTGTTTTTTTATCCTGCACCCGAATGTGCTTACAAACTTCAATTCCGTTCAGGTTAGGTAAAATTACATCCAGTATAATAAGATCGTAAGAATTTTGGGTAGCCAAGCTTTTACCCGTAAATCCATCGTAGGCCACTTCTACTTCGTAAGCCTGTTCCTGCAAGCCTTTCTTAATAAAAGCCGCCACGTTAGGCTCATCTTCTACAACTAGAATATGCATTAGCTATTAAGTAAATGTTTTTACGCTACCTAAGTATCAATCAACCTGCTGGTATATTCTCCTTTGAT
This region includes:
- a CDS encoding response regulator transcription factor, with product MHILVVEDEPNVAAFIKKGLQEQAYEVEVAYDGFTGKSLATQNSYDLIILDVILPNLNGIEVCKHIRVQDKKTPVLMLTALGTTDDVVTGLDAGADDYLTKPFKFRELLARVRALHRRHYVSEESELLTIADLQLNLETKSVTRSNKLITLTAREFTLLEYFLRNKGKVLSRLSLLENVWEVNFDLSSNVVDVYVNYLRNKIDKDFSAKLIHTVIGMGYMLKDTGDL